ACATTTCACCCACGGGTGACCCGCTGGCCGGGGAGTGTATATGAACTCTCAAAATATAGCCCATAAAAGGTCCAAAACAGTCCAACCCAGAAAAAAACGGAGATATATAAACAAAATTACTAAACCCTAACCTTATCCTCTCACTAGTCCCCCCATCCCCATCTCCCTCCCGTCCACACCACGCACGGCGGTTGGGCGGCATAGGGCGCacgacggtggcgcggcgcaGGGTGCACGGCGCACCTCTGgatctcgtcgtcgccggtcgccctctcccttcccctcctctcctctcccctccagcCTCCCATCCCGTCCCCTTCACTTCTCCCTCAAGAGtccacctccacctctcccTCCGGCAGTGCAAACGACGCACGGGATGGCGCATAGACCCGATCACATGGtaaggcgcggcggccggcgaggttgTGGCAAGAGCGCGGCGGCCAGTGAGGTTGCGGCAAAGGCGCGACGGCCGGCGAGGGGataggtgcggcggcggccggcgaggggataggtgcggcggcagccggcgatTCACGGTGGCCGACGATTCATCCTATTTTTTATGGTGTGTCAAGTATGTGCAATTTTTGTTTTTGCCAATTTGATGAatgtcttgtttttttttcctgattggATGGAGATGCTATCCAATGTGGGGCCCCGGTCAGGTTGCGGGGCCCCAGAGAGATCAGGGACGGGGGTTGATTTGGCCCCGTATCAACAGTCAGGGCCAGGGGCGGGGGGTGAAGTCGGGGGTCGGGGACGGTGGCGTTCCAGCCTAACCCGGCCCCGCCCCGtcccgttgccatccctactCCCCAAGACAGTGATGGAGCCGGGCGCCGGATCTGCCCTCTATGCCACATCATCCATCGCACCGAAAGGATGAAAGCAGCATGCGAGCTCGGGTAGGTGATGGCGGAGCTAGCGCCAAGCTCGAGGAGAGGGTTAATGGCACGGGTGGCTTGGGCGGGGGCGTTGGCGAGCAGCCGACAGGTAGTCACGTGCGCGGGTGAGGGATGACGGTGCGTGCAGCTGGCCAGCGGCGTCGTGACTCGATGCCTTGCTCTCTGTGGCCGTGAAGATATGGACGAcagggtccacatgtcagcgggGTGTATATGGGGGTATTTTAGACTATACGAAAATACATTGGTCTATTCATGGGTCCAATAGCCTTTGGGACGTAGAATATGGCATATTTAAGATATATGAAAAATTGTAATGGTATCCTTCTAATTAGGTGAATTGtgatgatattttttaaaacatgcacatttgtaatggcatgaatccaattgACCCATGGTGTGTTTGAGAAGAGATGAGAAGATCAAGAGACAAAATTGAGACCCATAATTAGGGCATGTTTGGCAGAGCTTTGGCTCCACTTATCCTGAAGCCAGAGTCCAGAAAAATAGTTTCAGTTCCATCCAAAATGTGACTAGAATTAGCTGGAGTTttttcacaaaatgaactagagatgtGGAGCTGGATTTAGActgctccacaactctactccAGACCGAGCccttggagctaaatttaggagttggagcccTACTAAATAGACCTTTAATTGATTATTaattgttttaaatttgaaaaatagattaatatgttttttaagtattttttctattaaaagttttaaaaatacaccgtttattagtttgggaagcgtgcgtaTGTAAAAAGGGAGAAAATAATACGAGGATATATAATACATGTACTATTGGTCAGGGGCGGATCCCATGTGATTCATGGGTATTCACCTGAATACCCatagaattttaaaaaaaaaactatatataggtatgttatgcatatatacatgagAAATTAGAAGGAAGTGCAGCATGTATAGTCCAAATGAAAAGAAGCCCATTTATTCGCAACAGACCATACATTCCTCCCCATCTTGGCCCAACGAATAGGCCCACTGGCCCAAAAACGAACAAATCCCTAGTTCCTATCCCCCAGTCAGCCAGTCCCCACCCCTCTTGTCGTCCCAGCCCCAATCCGCCACGCCTCCACTCATCCCCACCGACGGGCGACGGGGCATCGAGAGCATGAcgctcggcggcgccggccgccggctcgGCGCGTCGCCAGAATCGCCACCAGCCTCATCTCCCTGGACCCTGGTCCCTGGGCCTGCTGCTGCGGAGGTGGCGCGGCCTGCGACgacaccgccgcctccttgggGACGGGTGACGCTGAGCAGCTGAGGTTCGcacggatggcggcggcgttgcggcgcacggcggcagcCAGTTGCGGCGACACACCCCCGCGTCGGCGCGTCCCCTTGGTCCCTAGACGGCTGGACAGTGGACTGACACTGGTAAAATAAATCCTCTTGTCAAATTCCCCAATCGATTGGCCATTGCTTAATTGCTATTGCTTAGAAGTTAAATTAGTCAGTCAGAAATTTGAACTGTAGGTcttgaaatttgaaaaatgaaGAAGAATTGAAGTCTTTGTGGGAAAGGTCAACCAAGTCTCAGAAAGTAGCTTCCACCTCTGATCCAAAACCATTAACCAATGAGAGTGAAGTTCAGATCCCAGAAAATGCCCCTTCTAGTCCTATTCAGCTACTACTTGAAGCACCCAATGCCCATGATAGTGATATGTCCCCAAGTGTGCATTTGGAGATAGACATCTTGACTATTGTGCTACTGTTTGTACCTTTAAGGCTTTAAACATGTCATTACCACTCCTGTATGATTTTCCCAGTCCAATTTTTTGAGttctgtatgattttttttttcaactttgaatACCCTTTGCTCAAATCCTGGATCCGTTACTATGGGTATCGTCAACATGTTTTGGGCAGGTACTATGACTCCTAACACTCCAATGCCGTCATGTGATGGGCTATagcatccttttttttttgactaaatCACCGGGGGAAGAGAATCCCCACCTAAATATATTGAGCCAAATGATCTTACACAGAGCAAGCTTTACCTACGCAAGCGCAGGGGGCCTGGGGCCCTGGAGGATAGAAAAACAGAATACACGGAGAAATACAACGAAGAGAGAATAGAGAAAGAAAAACTCCTAAAAGATTACAATTGATGAACGACACCTGCAAAATTATCTTGCCAAATTCCAAAACCTACTGCTAAACCCCAACTAAGCAACATCCAATTCCTCACACAGCCACAAGCATGTCGAAAAAAAGAGAGGCAAGGGAATGCTGTTGAAGTCCAAAGCCACCAGCATGAAGCCATCAAGAAGCTGACTTGATCTTGTTGTTGTTTGGATCAGAGCTCGCCAACGCCCTTTGGGGGAAGGAAGCCCTAAAGGAGGGAGGGCCACTGAAGGTTGCGGCTCGAGGCCACCCGCATTAAGTTTTCTTCAATCAGGCTTTATCAAATTGCTTGTTAGATCAACTTTCTCCAACGCCCTTCAAGGGAAGGAAGCCTCAAAGGAGGGAGAAACACTGATCCTTGCGGTCCTGGACATCTGGAGAAAGAGGGTGAAGACGAGCACGGGGCTAGACAGAAGGGGAAATGGCTAAGGGGATTCTCACAGAGGAAAAACATCAACGACAACTTTTGGAGGAGGGCATAGAACCGTAGCAATCCGAGCTGATAGAGGAGCACAATTTCCAAACAAGCACGCCAGATTGAGAAGAAGTTGAAGGGCAAAATCATCAGCGATGTTTGGAACTAGGGGGTAGAGGGCACACAAACGAGGATACtagggggaggggaagcggaAGAGGTTCTGTTGCAAGGGACGACGAAGGTGCGGTGGCGACGGCACCCGCAGGACGCACCGCCAAGTCGTGCCATCACTAGCCGCAGCATCTCCGGAGGCACGTAGGCCCCTGAGCATCGACCGAGGGCCGGGGCACCGACCACCATTGCCGTTGTCGCGGTGCACGCCGCCCGAGGCACATGCCGGCCGGAACCCGCCCTCAGCGCCGGGGCCGCTTCGACGCGGCGCCGCTCCTGCCACTGCcgtccaccgcgccgcgcgACGAGGCGACAACCCCAGATCCGACCGCTAGGGTCCCGGATCGGCGCGCCAAGCCTAGCCATCACCGACGAgtggggagaggggggggggtggcGCCGACGAGGTCGTGCCGGCCCGCCGTCGCTGTAGCATGCGCCGCTAGCCGCCACCGGGCACCGGGTCCAGCGCTCCCCGCCGCCCCCTTCCAGTCAGACCGCGGGAGGGCCAGCTCCGCCGCGCCCACTCTGGCCTCCACCCCGCCCACTCCGGCCTCCACCCCGCCGACCGCCAGCAcaagcgccgccgctccgcctcctccgtgCGGATGGTAGTGACGCTCGCCTCCGGCCAGGTCCAGCGGCAGGGCGCCGGATCCAGCCACGGGGGTGCCAGATCCGGTGGTGGCACCGCCGGATCCGAAGCTTCATGccgcgccgttgccgtcgcccgcCCATcgcgcgccgcgtcgtcgtcctcgcgctGAGTCGTCGCGTCGCCGGGGaaaggcctcgccgccgccctcacgGTTGGTCGCGCGgaactccggcggcggcgaggggtgggagaggaagggaggaggcggcgggggctaGGGTTTGCCCTCCGTGTCGCCCGCGCGAGAGGGCGACGCGGAGGTCGGAAGATCCAGTACTGTTTCCTGTACCCTCGGCTATAACATCCTGGATTAGCGTATTCTTTTATGTGAGACCCTGGTTAACTAAACTATGTGTCACTTGGTTTTGAAGGATTTGATGAACATGGAAGATCCCAAAAAGTACTCGCAAACAGCTTAAGCAACATGATAGGAGTAGAATAGAAGTTCAGGCATGATGGATCACGTGAAGCTGGACTGAAGTGCCTTCGCCATCAGTGTGGCGAAGATACGAAGAATTCCAGCATTTTtgatcttcctcttcttcaacCATTCAATACTCGTAACTCGTAGTAACATGACAAATAAAATAGGGATAATTACATATGTACCCCTACTTTAAAAGCCAATTGCTGTTTTACCCTTATTTTTCAGGGTTTGCATTTTTACCCCCACTTTTTAATCTGAAGCAACCGTCTACCCTCACTTGTGACAGCCGTTTGATGGGTCCCACATTGTGCGTTAAAGAAAtacaaaggaaaataaaaaaagggtaATTATGAAATTACCTTTGTACCCCTGAGAGTGGATAGGGTTGAGTGAGTCTTCCACCCGTGCGTACGGGAAAAGCAGGTCGAATCCCTagcgcggggcggcgcggaggcgacaGCGAGAGcgcgcggcggggaggcggcggtggccgagggcgtgcggccgcgccggcgcccgctCCCAGGAGGTAGACAGcccgcctcttcttcctccgcaCGGAACagtgcctcgccgcgccgcgacAGGACGGGAAGCCCTGGCGGCGCGcactcgcctccgcctccgcctcgtcctGCCACCGCTCGCGGTGCTGCTCCTCTTcgcgctcctcgccgtcgcggtgGCGCGGGCACGCGGCCGCGGATGGAGGAACCatgaggggaggaggagagcaaCCTCCGCCTGCCGTCTGAGCGCGGCGTGGCGGATgacgcggtggcggaggacgacgccgccgaGGACACCAGATGGGCCGTCCTCATCGCCGGCTCCAACGGCTACTACAAGTACCGCCACCAGGTGATTTTGCTCGCCCGCAACCCCTCGAAAACAAACCACGCTCTCGCCGCGCGGTTAATCGTGGCGGCACgtatggtttggtttggttcggTTTGATCCTTCGCGTGTGTGCGCTCTTCGTTCGGTTTGATTTGGTTGGTTTCACGGGATTGGTTCCATCTCCACCAACGCGCGCAATCGCCGCAGAAGTAGAAACCCTGAGCCGTTTCGTGTTGCCGCAAATTCCAAACGTCTGTTAAATCTCTCGTTAATCTGATTCATGATAAACGTAATCCACAATTAATTTGAGATTACTGCCGTGAAGAGAGAATTCGTCGTGAAGAGAGAATTCGGCGTGCAAAATCACACGAAGCTGAAAAAATTGGAGCAAAATTGCAATAACCACTGAGAGCATAATTGTCCTTTTCCTCTACAAGTAACACAGATAAAACCGGCTGTTAGAAGCAGGGGCACATGGCTGCTTCAGATTCAAAAAGTAGGGGTAAAACTGCAAACTCTAAAAAAGTGGGGGTAAAACAGCAATTGGCTTCGAAATTGGGGTACAGATGCAATTGCCACAATAAAATATTATCCACATATGGCAGTGTtcgtttctaaaaaaaataagaaaaccaTTAACGCatagttaattaatttttaagtattataaatttgaaaattttatttcatattttaaatcaacttttatatataaaattttctcaTAGAATGTACCTACTTAAAACCATGGTAATAAAAAATGAGGTAAAATTTATATCttaacgagaaaaaaaaattagattcATATTACTATCAAACTTACGTAATGAACTACCAGTGATTCTTTGAGATTACGACAGAATATCGCTGTATCAGTTCACCTCCCTAACCTTTGCCTCTCACTCACACAAAGTGCAAACCATATTTTCGTCGGTCTACTTCTGGGAATTCGTTGTGAGCGTGCGTCGCAACCAACCGTTTCTCACAACAGCAACCACTCACCGAACGAACCCGGCCCCTGGGCCCCACCGTTGCAGCCCAACCACACACCGACCCCACCTCATccctggccccacatgtcatccaccCAAATCACCCACTTGGGTCGGGGTGGGTCCCaccacatctctctctctccctggcTCTGATTAATTTCTCCCCAACCCCACTCACTCGCCGCGTCGGCGACCACCACCACTCGAGCTCTAAATGGCAGCCGCCACTAGATCTCGCCAccatcaccgacgacggcgacctcaccgccgccggggatgaagcgccgccacctcccgcccgtcctcgtcctcctcctcctctcaatcctctccctctccttccgccgccgcctcctcgtgctGCAGGGccccccgtcgtcgtcgtcgtcgtcccgccACCCCGTCGGTgaccccctcctccgccgcctcgcggcCGACGATGGCGCCGGATCCAGCCAGATcctcgccgaggccgccgcgctGTTCGCCAACGCGTCGATCTCGACGTTCCCCAGCCTCGGCAACCACCACCGGCTGCTCTACCTCCGCATGCCGTACGCCTTCTCCCCGCGCGCCCCGCCGCGGCCCAAGACCGTCGCCCGCCTCCGCGTCCCGGTCGACGCGCTCCCCCCCGACGGGAAGCTCCTCGCCTCGTTCAGGGCATCGCTCGGGTCgttcctcgccggccgccgccgccgcggccgcgggggGAATGTGGCCGGCGTGATGCGCGACCTCGCGGGGGTCCTCGGCCGCCGGTACCGGACCTGCGCCGTGGTCGGGAACAGCGGCGTGCTCCTCGGCTCCGGCCGTGGCCCGCAGATCGACGCGCACGACCTCGTCATCCGCCTCAACAACGCGCGCGTCGCCGGGTTCGCCGCGGACGTCGGCGTCAAGACCTCCCTCTCCTTCGTCAACTCCAACATCCTCCACATCTGCGCCGCCCGCAACGCCATCACCCGCGCCGCCTGCGGCTGCCACCCGTACGGCGGCGAGGTGCCCATGGCGATGTACGTCTGCCAGCCCGCCCACCTCCTCGACGCGCTCATCTGCaacgccaccgccacgccgtCCTCCCCGTTCCCGCTCCTCGTCACCGACGCGCGCCTCGACGCGCTGTGCGCGCGCATCGCCAAGTACTACTCGCTGAGGCGGTTCGTCTCCGCCaccggcgagccggcggcgaACTGGACGCGGAGGCACGACGAGAGGTACTTCCACTACTCGTCGGGGATGCAGGCGGTGGTGATGGCGCTCGGCGTCTGCGACGAGGTGAGCCTCTTCGGCTTCGGCAAGTCGCCCGGCGCCAAGCACCATTACCACACCAACCAGAAGAAGGAGCTGGACCTGCACGACTACGAGGCGGAGTACGACTTCTACGGCGACCTccaggcgcggccggcggcggtgccctTCCTCGACGACGCCCACGGCTTCACCGTGCCGCCGGTGAGGTTGCACTGGTGACGGTGACCCCGACGTGGGTGTATGTGTAGCTGCTGCTGAATTTTGTTGTAAAATTGAAACTGATTTCATATTCGATACGTAGAATCCCATTGTAATTTGTAAATCAGGGGGAATGGGAGGAGATACGGACACAAGATGTGTGTCAGATTTGGGAGCTTTGTAAGGAGAAATGTAGCTCAATTTTGTTGTGAATTTATTCGAACCATTGCAGTGAACTTGTTGATCATGGAAGCGCTTATTGATTGTGAACTtgttaatgattttttttttggtggtgaTAGATCTTGCTTAGGTATGAAAATGATCAGTAGCTGATGCTACTAATAACTATTACGTCTTTGTTTAATTCTTCCTTAAGTAAAGGAGAGTAAATATTCGGGTTGGTGGGCGGTCTCCTATCTGCTTCTGTTGTCGATTTGCTAATCTCTTCTAGGGGAATATTCTGGTTGTAGTATAGTACTAGTAGATGACCGAAAGCTAATAAAATGGTCAATAATCCAGGAAGAAACAGCTAGTCCAATTGCCAATTGCCCATtccttttctccctttttctttcaGATAAAATTGCCAGTCCTTtacaagctgctgctgctgctgctgctgcaacttGATTTATAATCATCAGACTGCTAACTGCTGAAGATTGTTTAAGTAACACAATGTTTCTTCTTCAGTACTGACAAGTTTACACATGCGGTGCCATTATCCCAAGTTGATCTTGCTCGTGCTCGTAAAAGTATATCACTAGCTAATGTGTTTTTGTTCACTGGGAATTGCACCTATCCTTGGTATTACCTTCTTGTATTTAGTTAGATCATGCTCTTTTCTGATTAAGATACAGATTTTATCTCGGTTTTcattaacatgatttttaaattgctaatgGTAATAATTACAAATGTATTTTTTAAGTtggtaataattaaaactcaatagGAGTGCTACCATCAATCAATCCATCCATTTCAATTGCCCTATTTATGCCGattttagttccaaactttttcttcaaacttccaacttttccaccacatcaaaacttttctacataca
This genomic window from Oryza sativa Japonica Group chromosome 12, ASM3414082v1 contains:
- the LOC4351518 gene encoding sialyltransferase-like protein 2, encoding MKRRHLPPVLVLLLLSILSLSFRRRLLVLQGPPSSSSSSRHPVGDPLLRRLAADDGAGSSQILAEAAALFANASISTFPSLGNHHRLLYLRMPYAFSPRAPPRPKTVARLRVPVDALPPDGKLLASFRASLGSFLAGRRRRGRGGNVAGVMRDLAGVLGRRYRTCAVVGNSGVLLGSGRGPQIDAHDLVIRLNNARVAGFAADVGVKTSLSFVNSNILHICAARNAITRAACGCHPYGGEVPMAMYVCQPAHLLDALICNATATPSSPFPLLVTDARLDALCARIAKYYSLRRFVSATGEPAANWTRRHDERYFHYSSGMQAVVMALGVCDEVSLFGFGKSPGAKHHYHTNQKKELDLHDYEAEYDFYGDLQARPAAVPFLDDAHGFTVPPVRLHW